The following proteins are co-located in the Manihot esculenta cultivar AM560-2 chromosome 7, M.esculenta_v8, whole genome shotgun sequence genome:
- the LOC110619464 gene encoding uncharacterized protein LOC110619464 isoform X11, with protein sequence MLSRAGTSQPRWSLGQLFFTFSHRFSARLNFSSISEVKESEWAHYVSCLPQLGEMNSTIFWSRSELDMICQSFVYQETIKQKAQLEKDFLRIKPALEQFPHILRRITFKDFIHAYALVKSRAWGSTKGVSLIPFADFLNHDGVSEAIVLNDEDKHVSEVIADRNYAAHEEVLIRYGKFSNATLLLDFGFTLPYNIHDQVKVQIDIPHHDLLRETKLEILKKHYLPAIEDDNGFKTSWDSFIIKEVKSAVGKGKGVPQSLRAFARVLCCTSHQDLSDLVLEAVQNDGRLARRPFKSRSKEIQAHEILLSHLTRLIEEYNASVKSLGNAASPSICKRFALRRQMTLHLLAGELRILKSASAWLKNYCASLL encoded by the exons ATGCTGTCTCGAGCTGGCACCAGCCAGCCACGGTGGTCTCTAGGTCAGCTCTTCTTCACCTTTTCTCACCGCTTCTCGGCTAGGCTGAATTTCTCCTCCATATCTGAAGTCAAG GAATCTGAGTGGGCCCATTATGTAAGCTGCCTTCCTCAGCTTGGAGAAATGAATAGCACG ATATTTTGGAGCAGAAGTGAGTTGGACATGATTTGTCAAAGCTTCGTGTATCAAGAAACAATCAAACAAAAAGCTCAACTTGAAAAGGATTTCCTTAGAATCAAGCCG GCTCTTGAGCAATTCCCGCATATTTTAAGGAGAATCACATTTAAGGATTTCATCCATGCATATGCTTTAG TTAAATCTCGAGCTTGGGGAAGCACAAAGGGAGTATCTCTG ATTCCATTCGCGGATTTTCTGAACCATGATGGGGTTTCTGAAGCAATTGTGTTAAATGATGAAGACAAACATGTCTCTGAG GTCATTGCTGATCGCAATTATGCTGCTCATGAAGAG GTACTGATTAGATATGGAAAATTTTCAAATGCTACCTTGCTCTTGGACTTTGGATTTACACTTCCATACAATATCCATGACCAG GTCAAGGTTCAGATTGATATACCTCATCATGATCTCTTACGAGAAACGAAGTTGGAAATTTTGAAAAAACATTATTTACCAGCCATTGAAGATGACAATGGCTTCAAGACTTCATGGGATTCTTTCATAATCAA AGAAGTGAAGTCTGCTGTAGGAAAAGGGAAGGGTGTGCCACAGTCACTTCGTGCGTTTGCTCGGGTTCTATGTTGCACTTCTCATCAAG ATTTAAGTGATTTGGTCCTGGAAGCTGTGCAAAATGATGGTCGGTTGGCTAGGCGCCCCTTTAAAAGTAGGAGCAAAGAGATCCAAGCACATGAGATCTTGTTGTCACATCTCACTAGACTTATTGAGGAATATAATGCCTCTGTTAAG TCGTTGGGGAATGCTGCTTCTCCCTCCATATGTAAAAGATTTGCTCTTCGAAGGCAAATGACTCTACATCTCCTTGCGGGTGAGCTTCGTATCCTTAAATCTGCTTCAGCATGGTTGAAGAATTATTGTGCGTCTTTGTTATAG
- the LOC110619464 gene encoding N-lysine methyltransferase setd6 isoform X6: protein MLSRAGTSQPRWSLGQLFFTFSHRFSARLNFSSISEVKVLNHLDDECGDFLPWLERKAGVQVSSKLYIGKVSYGRCRSLFASRDIQIGDCILRVPYSVQISSDNLLPKASALLDDQVESVTKESEWAHYVSCLPQLGEMNSTIFWSRSELDMICQSFVYQETIKQKAQLEKDFLRIKPALEQFPHILRRITFKDFIHAYALVKSRAWGSTKGVSLIPFADFLNHDGVSEAIVLNDEDKHVSEVIADRNYAAHEEVLIRYGKFSNATLLLDFGFTLPYNIHDQVKVQIDIPHHDLLRETKLEILKKHYLPAIEDDNGFKTSWDSFIIKEVKSAVGKGKGVPQSLRAFARVLCCTSHQDLSDLVLEAVQNDGRLARRPFKSRSKEIQAHEILLSHLTRLIEEYNASVKSLGNAASPSICKRFALRRQMTLHLLAGELRILKSASAWLKNYCASLL from the exons ATGCTGTCTCGAGCTGGCACCAGCCAGCCACGGTGGTCTCTAGGTCAGCTCTTCTTCACCTTTTCTCACCGCTTCTCGGCTAGGCTGAATTTCTCCTCCATATCTGAAGTCAAG GTATTGAATCATTTGGATGACGAGTGTGGAGATTTCTTGCCATGGTTGGAGAGGAAAGCTGGTGTCCAGGTTTCATCCAAGCTTTACATTGGGAAAGTCTCCTACGGCAG ATGCAGGTCTCTATTTGCTTCTAGAGACATACAAATTGGGGACTGCATATTGAGAGTTCCATATAGTGTT CAAATATCATCAGATAATCTACTTCCAAAAGCGTCAGCTTTATTAGATGATCAAGTTGAGAGTGTTACGAAG GAATCTGAGTGGGCCCATTATGTAAGCTGCCTTCCTCAGCTTGGAGAAATGAATAGCACG ATATTTTGGAGCAGAAGTGAGTTGGACATGATTTGTCAAAGCTTCGTGTATCAAGAAACAATCAAACAAAAAGCTCAACTTGAAAAGGATTTCCTTAGAATCAAGCCG GCTCTTGAGCAATTCCCGCATATTTTAAGGAGAATCACATTTAAGGATTTCATCCATGCATATGCTTTAG TTAAATCTCGAGCTTGGGGAAGCACAAAGGGAGTATCTCTG ATTCCATTCGCGGATTTTCTGAACCATGATGGGGTTTCTGAAGCAATTGTGTTAAATGATGAAGACAAACATGTCTCTGAG GTCATTGCTGATCGCAATTATGCTGCTCATGAAGAG GTACTGATTAGATATGGAAAATTTTCAAATGCTACCTTGCTCTTGGACTTTGGATTTACACTTCCATACAATATCCATGACCAG GTCAAGGTTCAGATTGATATACCTCATCATGATCTCTTACGAGAAACGAAGTTGGAAATTTTGAAAAAACATTATTTACCAGCCATTGAAGATGACAATGGCTTCAAGACTTCATGGGATTCTTTCATAATCAA AGAAGTGAAGTCTGCTGTAGGAAAAGGGAAGGGTGTGCCACAGTCACTTCGTGCGTTTGCTCGGGTTCTATGTTGCACTTCTCATCAAG ATTTAAGTGATTTGGTCCTGGAAGCTGTGCAAAATGATGGTCGGTTGGCTAGGCGCCCCTTTAAAAGTAGGAGCAAAGAGATCCAAGCACATGAGATCTTGTTGTCACATCTCACTAGACTTATTGAGGAATATAATGCCTCTGTTAAG TCGTTGGGGAATGCTGCTTCTCCCTCCATATGTAAAAGATTTGCTCTTCGAAGGCAAATGACTCTACATCTCCTTGCGGGTGAGCTTCGTATCCTTAAATCTGCTTCAGCATGGTTGAAGAATTATTGTGCGTCTTTGTTATAG
- the LOC110619464 gene encoding uncharacterized protein LOC110619464 isoform X10 produces MVGEESWCPGFIQALHWESLLRQQISSDNLLPKASALLDDQVESVTKVAIALLVEQKLGWESEWAHYVSCLPQLGEMNSTIFWSRSELDMICQSFVYQETIKQKAQLEKDFLRIKPALEQFPHILRRITFKDFIHAYALVKSRAWGSTKGVSLIPFADFLNHDGVSEAIVLNDEDKHVSEVIADRNYAAHEEVLIRYGKFSNATLLLDFGFTLPYNIHDQVKVQIDIPHHDLLRETKLEILKKHYLPAIEDDNGFKTSWDSFIIKEVKSAVGKGKGVPQSLRAFARVLCCTSHQDLSDLVLEAVQNDGRLARRPFKSRSKEIQAHEILLSHLTRLIEEYNASVKSLGNAASPSICKRFALRRQMTLHLLAGELRILKSASAWLKNYCASLL; encoded by the exons ATGGTTGGAGAGGAAAGCTGGTGTCCAGGTTTCATCCAAGCTTTACATTGGGAAAGTCTCCTACGGCAG CAAATATCATCAGATAATCTACTTCCAAAAGCGTCAGCTTTATTAGATGATCAAGTTGAGAGTGTTACGAAGGTTGCTATTGCACTTTTGGTTGAGCAAAAACTTGGCTGG GAATCTGAGTGGGCCCATTATGTAAGCTGCCTTCCTCAGCTTGGAGAAATGAATAGCACG ATATTTTGGAGCAGAAGTGAGTTGGACATGATTTGTCAAAGCTTCGTGTATCAAGAAACAATCAAACAAAAAGCTCAACTTGAAAAGGATTTCCTTAGAATCAAGCCG GCTCTTGAGCAATTCCCGCATATTTTAAGGAGAATCACATTTAAGGATTTCATCCATGCATATGCTTTAG TTAAATCTCGAGCTTGGGGAAGCACAAAGGGAGTATCTCTG ATTCCATTCGCGGATTTTCTGAACCATGATGGGGTTTCTGAAGCAATTGTGTTAAATGATGAAGACAAACATGTCTCTGAG GTCATTGCTGATCGCAATTATGCTGCTCATGAAGAG GTACTGATTAGATATGGAAAATTTTCAAATGCTACCTTGCTCTTGGACTTTGGATTTACACTTCCATACAATATCCATGACCAG GTCAAGGTTCAGATTGATATACCTCATCATGATCTCTTACGAGAAACGAAGTTGGAAATTTTGAAAAAACATTATTTACCAGCCATTGAAGATGACAATGGCTTCAAGACTTCATGGGATTCTTTCATAATCAA AGAAGTGAAGTCTGCTGTAGGAAAAGGGAAGGGTGTGCCACAGTCACTTCGTGCGTTTGCTCGGGTTCTATGTTGCACTTCTCATCAAG ATTTAAGTGATTTGGTCCTGGAAGCTGTGCAAAATGATGGTCGGTTGGCTAGGCGCCCCTTTAAAAGTAGGAGCAAAGAGATCCAAGCACATGAGATCTTGTTGTCACATCTCACTAGACTTATTGAGGAATATAATGCCTCTGTTAAG TCGTTGGGGAATGCTGCTTCTCCCTCCATATGTAAAAGATTTGCTCTTCGAAGGCAAATGACTCTACATCTCCTTGCGGGTGAGCTTCGTATCCTTAAATCTGCTTCAGCATGGTTGAAGAATTATTGTGCGTCTTTGTTATAG
- the LOC110619464 gene encoding uncharacterized protein LOC110619464 isoform X9, whose translation MVGEESWCPGFIQALHWESLLRQQISSDNLLPKASALLDDQVESVTKVAIALLVEQKLGWQESEWAHYVSCLPQLGEMNSTIFWSRSELDMICQSFVYQETIKQKAQLEKDFLRIKPALEQFPHILRRITFKDFIHAYALVKSRAWGSTKGVSLIPFADFLNHDGVSEAIVLNDEDKHVSEVIADRNYAAHEEVLIRYGKFSNATLLLDFGFTLPYNIHDQVKVQIDIPHHDLLRETKLEILKKHYLPAIEDDNGFKTSWDSFIIKEVKSAVGKGKGVPQSLRAFARVLCCTSHQDLSDLVLEAVQNDGRLARRPFKSRSKEIQAHEILLSHLTRLIEEYNASVKSLGNAASPSICKRFALRRQMTLHLLAGELRILKSASAWLKNYCASLL comes from the exons ATGGTTGGAGAGGAAAGCTGGTGTCCAGGTTTCATCCAAGCTTTACATTGGGAAAGTCTCCTACGGCAG CAAATATCATCAGATAATCTACTTCCAAAAGCGTCAGCTTTATTAGATGATCAAGTTGAGAGTGTTACGAAGGTTGCTATTGCACTTTTGGTTGAGCAAAAACTTGGCTGG CAGGAATCTGAGTGGGCCCATTATGTAAGCTGCCTTCCTCAGCTTGGAGAAATGAATAGCACG ATATTTTGGAGCAGAAGTGAGTTGGACATGATTTGTCAAAGCTTCGTGTATCAAGAAACAATCAAACAAAAAGCTCAACTTGAAAAGGATTTCCTTAGAATCAAGCCG GCTCTTGAGCAATTCCCGCATATTTTAAGGAGAATCACATTTAAGGATTTCATCCATGCATATGCTTTAG TTAAATCTCGAGCTTGGGGAAGCACAAAGGGAGTATCTCTG ATTCCATTCGCGGATTTTCTGAACCATGATGGGGTTTCTGAAGCAATTGTGTTAAATGATGAAGACAAACATGTCTCTGAG GTCATTGCTGATCGCAATTATGCTGCTCATGAAGAG GTACTGATTAGATATGGAAAATTTTCAAATGCTACCTTGCTCTTGGACTTTGGATTTACACTTCCATACAATATCCATGACCAG GTCAAGGTTCAGATTGATATACCTCATCATGATCTCTTACGAGAAACGAAGTTGGAAATTTTGAAAAAACATTATTTACCAGCCATTGAAGATGACAATGGCTTCAAGACTTCATGGGATTCTTTCATAATCAA AGAAGTGAAGTCTGCTGTAGGAAAAGGGAAGGGTGTGCCACAGTCACTTCGTGCGTTTGCTCGGGTTCTATGTTGCACTTCTCATCAAG ATTTAAGTGATTTGGTCCTGGAAGCTGTGCAAAATGATGGTCGGTTGGCTAGGCGCCCCTTTAAAAGTAGGAGCAAAGAGATCCAAGCACATGAGATCTTGTTGTCACATCTCACTAGACTTATTGAGGAATATAATGCCTCTGTTAAG TCGTTGGGGAATGCTGCTTCTCCCTCCATATGTAAAAGATTTGCTCTTCGAAGGCAAATGACTCTACATCTCCTTGCGGGTGAGCTTCGTATCCTTAAATCTGCTTCAGCATGGTTGAAGAATTATTGTGCGTCTTTGTTATAG
- the LOC110619464 gene encoding N-lysine methyltransferase SETD6 isoform X12, which yields MVGEESWCPGFIQALHWESLLRQQESEWAHYVSCLPQLGEMNSTIFWSRSELDMICQSFVYQETIKQKAQLEKDFLRIKPALEQFPHILRRITFKDFIHAYALVKSRAWGSTKGVSLIPFADFLNHDGVSEAIVLNDEDKHVSEVIADRNYAAHEEVLIRYGKFSNATLLLDFGFTLPYNIHDQVKVQIDIPHHDLLRETKLEILKKHYLPAIEDDNGFKTSWDSFIIKEVKSAVGKGKGVPQSLRAFARVLCCTSHQDLSDLVLEAVQNDGRLARRPFKSRSKEIQAHEILLSHLTRLIEEYNASVKSLGNAASPSICKRFALRRQMTLHLLAGELRILKSASAWLKNYCASLL from the exons ATGGTTGGAGAGGAAAGCTGGTGTCCAGGTTTCATCCAAGCTTTACATTGGGAAAGTCTCCTACGGCAG CAGGAATCTGAGTGGGCCCATTATGTAAGCTGCCTTCCTCAGCTTGGAGAAATGAATAGCACG ATATTTTGGAGCAGAAGTGAGTTGGACATGATTTGTCAAAGCTTCGTGTATCAAGAAACAATCAAACAAAAAGCTCAACTTGAAAAGGATTTCCTTAGAATCAAGCCG GCTCTTGAGCAATTCCCGCATATTTTAAGGAGAATCACATTTAAGGATTTCATCCATGCATATGCTTTAG TTAAATCTCGAGCTTGGGGAAGCACAAAGGGAGTATCTCTG ATTCCATTCGCGGATTTTCTGAACCATGATGGGGTTTCTGAAGCAATTGTGTTAAATGATGAAGACAAACATGTCTCTGAG GTCATTGCTGATCGCAATTATGCTGCTCATGAAGAG GTACTGATTAGATATGGAAAATTTTCAAATGCTACCTTGCTCTTGGACTTTGGATTTACACTTCCATACAATATCCATGACCAG GTCAAGGTTCAGATTGATATACCTCATCATGATCTCTTACGAGAAACGAAGTTGGAAATTTTGAAAAAACATTATTTACCAGCCATTGAAGATGACAATGGCTTCAAGACTTCATGGGATTCTTTCATAATCAA AGAAGTGAAGTCTGCTGTAGGAAAAGGGAAGGGTGTGCCACAGTCACTTCGTGCGTTTGCTCGGGTTCTATGTTGCACTTCTCATCAAG ATTTAAGTGATTTGGTCCTGGAAGCTGTGCAAAATGATGGTCGGTTGGCTAGGCGCCCCTTTAAAAGTAGGAGCAAAGAGATCCAAGCACATGAGATCTTGTTGTCACATCTCACTAGACTTATTGAGGAATATAATGCCTCTGTTAAG TCGTTGGGGAATGCTGCTTCTCCCTCCATATGTAAAAGATTTGCTCTTCGAAGGCAAATGACTCTACATCTCCTTGCGGGTGAGCTTCGTATCCTTAAATCTGCTTCAGCATGGTTGAAGAATTATTGTGCGTCTTTGTTATAG
- the LOC110619464 gene encoding N-lysine methyltransferase SETD6 isoform X13: MVGEESWCPGFIQALHWESLLRQESEWAHYVSCLPQLGEMNSTIFWSRSELDMICQSFVYQETIKQKAQLEKDFLRIKPALEQFPHILRRITFKDFIHAYALVKSRAWGSTKGVSLIPFADFLNHDGVSEAIVLNDEDKHVSEVIADRNYAAHEEVLIRYGKFSNATLLLDFGFTLPYNIHDQVKVQIDIPHHDLLRETKLEILKKHYLPAIEDDNGFKTSWDSFIIKEVKSAVGKGKGVPQSLRAFARVLCCTSHQDLSDLVLEAVQNDGRLARRPFKSRSKEIQAHEILLSHLTRLIEEYNASVKSLGNAASPSICKRFALRRQMTLHLLAGELRILKSASAWLKNYCASLL; the protein is encoded by the exons ATGGTTGGAGAGGAAAGCTGGTGTCCAGGTTTCATCCAAGCTTTACATTGGGAAAGTCTCCTACGGCAG GAATCTGAGTGGGCCCATTATGTAAGCTGCCTTCCTCAGCTTGGAGAAATGAATAGCACG ATATTTTGGAGCAGAAGTGAGTTGGACATGATTTGTCAAAGCTTCGTGTATCAAGAAACAATCAAACAAAAAGCTCAACTTGAAAAGGATTTCCTTAGAATCAAGCCG GCTCTTGAGCAATTCCCGCATATTTTAAGGAGAATCACATTTAAGGATTTCATCCATGCATATGCTTTAG TTAAATCTCGAGCTTGGGGAAGCACAAAGGGAGTATCTCTG ATTCCATTCGCGGATTTTCTGAACCATGATGGGGTTTCTGAAGCAATTGTGTTAAATGATGAAGACAAACATGTCTCTGAG GTCATTGCTGATCGCAATTATGCTGCTCATGAAGAG GTACTGATTAGATATGGAAAATTTTCAAATGCTACCTTGCTCTTGGACTTTGGATTTACACTTCCATACAATATCCATGACCAG GTCAAGGTTCAGATTGATATACCTCATCATGATCTCTTACGAGAAACGAAGTTGGAAATTTTGAAAAAACATTATTTACCAGCCATTGAAGATGACAATGGCTTCAAGACTTCATGGGATTCTTTCATAATCAA AGAAGTGAAGTCTGCTGTAGGAAAAGGGAAGGGTGTGCCACAGTCACTTCGTGCGTTTGCTCGGGTTCTATGTTGCACTTCTCATCAAG ATTTAAGTGATTTGGTCCTGGAAGCTGTGCAAAATGATGGTCGGTTGGCTAGGCGCCCCTTTAAAAGTAGGAGCAAAGAGATCCAAGCACATGAGATCTTGTTGTCACATCTCACTAGACTTATTGAGGAATATAATGCCTCTGTTAAG TCGTTGGGGAATGCTGCTTCTCCCTCCATATGTAAAAGATTTGCTCTTCGAAGGCAAATGACTCTACATCTCCTTGCGGGTGAGCTTCGTATCCTTAAATCTGCTTCAGCATGGTTGAAGAATTATTGTGCGTCTTTGTTATAG